Proteins from a genomic interval of Pseudomonas versuta:
- a CDS encoding RHS repeat domain-containing protein, with product MIEPSDHTPDTRSAASLLNSGDVYSGAYNFMSSVSAGVDPRTGSFSASISLPTGAANDLRGPISQLRLGYSPLMTEDQGFGLGWGLGTTSWDGASQQLQLNSGERFRGEIVGQGMRFPDVRLPVVTVTVQRQEMWVRHNDGTSERLTPLAGHPSLWVVRTLVGADGSALNFDWRSIGNAAYLQHVSDAQGRVVVALDYEGPTRLTLQPGTPSQVVMTFLRISGQLRRVTVDGLPDNGWQFDYSTSTSGLLLLSKCTQPTGSTEEVTYSEANGLTLPPGAPFARMPVVIQTRKDPGDGQPVQLVGYDYGLHSSNNYFGWPAVRQWRNREDNLYHLTGAGDFLYGSTETLMDARGTPLQTISRTFNRFHLLTRERTLQGQTLQETQTSYYDEPWLPIARQLPYFQFPHKVITRKAQLDGQRVLRELVTEEETRYDELGNPIWHRNALGAVEESAYYPVTGEAENCPADPLGRITRLKSRTVSPPPGTEGPVKQTQYRYQSLPVRQDAPEFALPTFVQSSEEKLLLVEGEKRTELGRSSQTFIIDPASPHHGCMLSEIQTVQGKSTTRSYSYQLNQARDARSLQRAVLQENVTVTGHDGHESSTQSSQDLYSGLMVTEQTDEQMHIAFAHDVLGRMVQEVAAPDSAFAAEVNWTYSLSANERCQTRTGASGRKETVWLDGMGREVRREKQSDSGETYTAWTGEYDVLGRVFRETGYDPGNEDTPALSLSTERTFDDWGNVLTETGADGVTQHTVADPVALTGSGWQTDANGVAGPKTVTTHTLDGKPLTEQLFCAQGELQHTLSWSYDGLGRCISQRDAMGRETLQEWDVRDRLVSTTLPDGSVIKRTYAEGHDGELPATVSITHPSLGSNEVLLGERKYDGLGRLVWEKVGQSISEWQYAEGQIHAHTQTLPDGTQVQTERQPELGGALLSLEAPGISVFNTYDPLSGRLLESQGNLGLQKDHWSPSGLLTQADYAWQGDQPRSQQQTTTPAGKLTRLTDADGAEQRCQYDALGRLSQQQGPDVTVTVTYDAASRIHQQRTQSKDGSRDMTVTLGYDSLGRPARRTTDTRTPTGQQVEVQTQQWRKDGKLTQRELTRDGVLIRRETFDYDIRGRMVAQRLVGEELPEDAHGQTYREQHFEYDALDNVRRLETVLADGSANNVTTFTYSPSDLTQLINISHSRSDYPAPVTLEYDALGNLKRDERGNPLHYDALGRLIGVTLPTGERRWHYGPGGNIIKTEDARGPRWRYHTGGQLSCETGEDTQTRWVRAGNVPVAESRLASAVREVMLLGTDAQGSVTTEAQDGINHPVYGAYGSSVAGTSRLGYAGSLREDVTGWYFLGDYRIYNPALMRFHSRDSLSPFGEGGLNGYAYCAGDPVNRIDPSGHSWLDWLLPAVGIAFGVMGAVASFGALAAPAAALTASYITAVTTATLSVVSLAADVASIALLATGNENAGRILGFVGMATGLASAAPSIAGAAAKGVKKVGKFVGAWQHKLQNAGGVPGRGQAFYEGIRREPRLDQMARHALPVNDLQHARQNFPMPAPLLNRRLNEMPDVVMQNIVRQLPGSDLVSLSQTSSEMSRMVRGNTQPVFNQLPTLHQTHQEANRAYVNYVQQTWLGNTNGVLPEQIPQAGISPARTTFVANITDGYGYATVADIQADNAYRSLIHSRNTQAQLREWETALRSIRLD from the coding sequence ATGATCGAACCTTCAGACCACACCCCTGACACCCGGTCCGCCGCCAGCCTGCTCAACAGCGGCGACGTCTATTCCGGTGCCTACAACTTCATGAGCAGCGTCAGTGCCGGGGTTGATCCGCGCACCGGTTCGTTCTCGGCCTCGATCAGCCTGCCCACCGGCGCCGCCAACGACCTGCGCGGGCCCATCAGCCAGCTGCGCCTGGGTTACAGCCCTTTGATGACTGAAGACCAGGGTTTTGGCCTGGGCTGGGGGCTCGGCACCACCTCGTGGGACGGTGCCAGTCAGCAACTTCAGCTGAACTCCGGCGAGCGTTTTCGCGGTGAAATTGTCGGCCAGGGCATGCGCTTTCCCGATGTGCGCTTGCCGGTGGTAACAGTCACGGTGCAGCGCCAGGAGATGTGGGTCCGCCACAACGACGGCACCTCTGAACGCCTGACGCCGTTGGCCGGGCACCCGAGCCTGTGGGTGGTCCGCACCCTGGTCGGCGCTGATGGTAGCGCCCTGAACTTTGACTGGCGCTCGATTGGCAACGCGGCTTATTTGCAGCACGTCAGCGATGCCCAAGGGCGAGTCGTTGTCGCGCTGGACTATGAAGGCCCGACCCGTCTGACCTTGCAACCGGGCACGCCCTCACAAGTGGTGATGACTTTTCTGCGTATCTCCGGGCAGTTGCGCCGGGTAACGGTGGACGGGTTGCCTGACAATGGCTGGCAGTTTGACTACAGCACTTCAACCTCGGGCCTGTTGCTGCTGAGCAAATGCACCCAGCCTACCGGCAGCACCGAGGAGGTGACCTACAGCGAAGCCAACGGTCTGACGTTGCCGCCGGGAGCGCCGTTCGCACGGATGCCGGTGGTCATCCAGACCCGCAAGGACCCGGGTGACGGCCAGCCGGTGCAATTGGTGGGTTATGACTATGGCCTGCATAGCAGCAACAATTATTTCGGCTGGCCGGCGGTGCGCCAGTGGCGCAACCGCGAGGACAACCTCTACCACCTGACCGGGGCCGGCGATTTTCTGTATGGCTCCACCGAGACCCTGATGGATGCCCGGGGCACGCCGCTGCAGACCATCAGCCGCACCTTTAACCGTTTCCACCTGCTGACCCGCGAACGCACGCTGCAGGGCCAGACGCTGCAGGAAACCCAGACCAGCTATTACGACGAGCCCTGGCTGCCGATTGCCCGGCAACTGCCGTATTTTCAGTTCCCGCACAAGGTCATCACCCGTAAGGCGCAACTGGACGGGCAGCGGGTGTTGCGAGAGCTGGTGACTGAAGAAGAGACCCGTTACGACGAGCTGGGCAATCCGATTTGGCACCGCAATGCATTGGGTGCGGTTGAAGAGTCCGCGTATTACCCGGTGACAGGCGAAGCTGAAAACTGCCCGGCCGATCCGCTGGGTCGAATCACCCGTCTGAAAAGTCGCACCGTCAGCCCGCCGCCCGGCACCGAAGGCCCGGTCAAGCAGACGCAGTATCGCTATCAATCATTGCCTGTACGTCAGGATGCGCCCGAGTTTGCACTGCCGACCTTTGTCCAGAGCAGCGAGGAGAAACTGTTGTTGGTGGAGGGCGAAAAACGTACCGAGCTGGGGCGCTCCAGTCAGACCTTTATCATTGACCCGGCCTCGCCCCACCACGGGTGCATGCTCAGTGAAATTCAGACCGTGCAGGGTAAAAGCACCACCCGTTCCTACAGTTATCAGCTCAACCAAGCGCGTGATGCCCGTTCTCTTCAACGTGCAGTGCTGCAGGAAAACGTCACCGTCACCGGGCACGACGGGCATGAATCCAGCACCCAGTCCTCACAGGATCTGTACTCGGGCCTGATGGTGACCGAGCAGACCGATGAACAGATGCACATCGCCTTTGCCCACGATGTATTGGGCCGCATGGTGCAGGAAGTTGCCGCCCCGGATTCGGCGTTCGCAGCCGAGGTCAACTGGACCTATTCCTTGTCAGCGAACGAGCGTTGCCAGACCCGAACCGGCGCTTCCGGGCGTAAGGAAACCGTCTGGCTTGACGGTATGGGTCGGGAAGTACGACGTGAGAAACAGTCCGACAGCGGTGAGACCTATACCGCCTGGACTGGCGAATATGACGTGTTGGGCCGGGTATTTCGGGAAACCGGCTATGACCCTGGTAACGAAGACACCCCGGCCCTGAGCCTGAGCACCGAACGCACCTTTGACGATTGGGGCAATGTGCTGACCGAAACCGGTGCTGACGGCGTCACCCAACACACTGTTGCCGACCCGGTAGCCCTGACCGGCTCCGGCTGGCAAACCGACGCCAATGGCGTGGCCGGGCCCAAAACCGTGACCACCCATACGCTGGATGGCAAGCCGCTGACCGAGCAGTTGTTTTGTGCGCAAGGGGAGCTGCAGCACACCCTGAGCTGGAGCTACGACGGGCTTGGACGTTGCATCAGCCAGCGCGATGCCATGGGCCGGGAAACCTTGCAGGAGTGGGATGTGCGCGATCGGCTGGTGTCGACCACGCTACCCGACGGCAGTGTGATCAAGCGCACCTACGCCGAAGGCCATGACGGTGAACTACCGGCTACGGTGTCGATCACCCATCCTTCGCTAGGTAGCAATGAAGTGCTGCTGGGCGAGCGCAAATACGATGGCCTGGGCCGTCTGGTGTGGGAAAAGGTCGGCCAGAGTATCTCTGAATGGCAATACGCCGAAGGGCAAATCCACGCCCATACTCAGACGCTTCCCGATGGCACCCAGGTGCAGACCGAGCGCCAGCCGGAACTGGGCGGCGCGCTGCTGTCACTAGAAGCCCCCGGTATCAGCGTGTTCAACACGTACGATCCTCTGAGTGGCCGGTTGCTGGAATCACAGGGCAATCTGGGGCTGCAAAAAGATCATTGGTCGCCGTCGGGTTTGCTGACCCAAGCCGATTACGCCTGGCAAGGCGATCAGCCGCGCTCGCAACAACAAACCACCACCCCTGCGGGCAAGCTCACGCGCCTGACCGATGCCGACGGCGCCGAGCAGCGCTGCCAGTACGATGCCTTGGGTCGCTTGAGCCAGCAGCAAGGTCCCGACGTCACGGTTACCGTCACCTACGATGCCGCGTCGCGCATTCACCAGCAGCGCACCCAATCAAAAGATGGCTCGCGGGACATGACCGTGACCCTGGGCTACGACAGCCTCGGTCGCCCGGCTCGGCGCACTACCGATACCCGCACCCCGACTGGGCAACAGGTAGAAGTGCAAACCCAACAGTGGCGCAAAGACGGCAAGCTGACCCAGCGCGAACTGACCCGTGACGGTGTTCTGATACGTCGTGAAACCTTCGACTACGACATACGTGGCCGCATGGTCGCCCAGCGGCTCGTGGGCGAGGAATTACCCGAAGACGCCCACGGCCAAACCTACCGCGAGCAGCACTTCGAATACGATGCGCTGGACAATGTGCGCCGTCTGGAAACCGTATTGGCCGACGGCAGCGCAAACAATGTCACCACTTTTACCTACAGCCCCTCTGACCTCACCCAGCTGATAAACATCAGCCACAGCCGAAGCGATTACCCGGCGCCGGTAACCCTGGAGTACGACGCCCTCGGCAATCTCAAACGCGACGAACGCGGTAATCCACTGCACTACGACGCCCTCGGCCGACTGATCGGGGTAACCCTGCCTACAGGCGAGCGTCGTTGGCACTACGGCCCCGGTGGCAACATCATCAAGACCGAGGATGCTCGCGGGCCGCGCTGGCGTTACCACACCGGCGGCCAGCTCAGCTGCGAGACGGGTGAAGACACTCAAACCCGCTGGGTCCGTGCCGGAAATGTGCCGGTAGCCGAAAGCCGGCTGGCGTCGGCAGTGCGTGAAGTCATGCTGCTGGGCACCGATGCCCAGGGCTCGGTCACCACTGAAGCCCAGGACGGGATCAACCACCCGGTCTATGGCGCCTATGGTTCAAGCGTGGCCGGGACCAGCCGACTGGGCTATGCCGGGAGCCTGCGCGAGGACGTCACCGGCTGGTATTTCCTGGGCGACTACCGCATCTACAACCCGGCGCTGATGCGTTTTCACAGCCGCGACAGCCTCAGCCCCTTCGGTGAAGGCGGTCTTAATGGCTACGCCTACTGCGCCGGCGACCCGGTCAATCGCATCGACCCGTCGGGCCATTCATGGCTGGACTGGTTGCTGCCAGCGGTAGGGATTGCGTTCGGGGTGATGGGCGCGGTGGCCTCATTCGGTGCCCTGGCGGCCCCCGCTGCGGCGTTGACCGCCAGTTACATCACCGCAGTGACCACCGCGACCTTAAGCGTGGTGTCACTGGCCGCAGACGTGGCCTCGATAGCCTTGCTGGCCACCGGCAATGAAAACGCGGGTCGGATTCTGGGTTTTGTCGGTATGGCCACAGGTCTGGCATCAGCGGCGCCGTCAATCGCCGGGGCGGCGGCCAAGGGGGTGAAAAAAGTAGGCAAGTTTGTCGGTGCCTGGCAGCACAAACTACAGAATGCCGGGGGGGTGCCGGGCAGAGGTCAGGCATTTTATGAGGGGATCAGACGAGAACCTCGACTGGATCAGATGGCTCGCCACGCGTTGCCAGTGAATGACTTGCAGCACGCTCGCCAGAACTTTCCGATGCCTGCACCCTTACTTAATCGACGCCTGAACGAAATGCCGGACGTGGTGATGCAAAATATTGTGCGCCAGCTACCCGGTTCGGACCTGGTCTCGCTGTCGCAAACATCCAGTGAAATGAGCCGCATGGTGCGTGGCAATACGCAACCTGTCTTTAACCAGTTGCCAACATTGCACCAGACACACCAGGAAGCAAACCGGGCCTATGTCAACTATGTACAACAGACGTGGCTGGGAAATACTAACGGTGTTTTACCGGAGCAAATTCCCCAGGCAGGTATCTCACCTGCCAGAACCACCTTTGTTGCGAACATAACAGACGGGTATGGATATGCGACTGTTGCAGACATACAGGCAGACAATGCCTACCGCAGTCTCATCCACTCCAGAAACACTCAGGCACAACTACGCGAGTGGGAAACAGCCCTGCGCTCGATACGACTGGATTAA